In Phaseolus vulgaris cultivar G19833 chromosome 3, P. vulgaris v2.0, whole genome shotgun sequence, the sequence GTTATAGCGTTAAACATATGTAATAATGCCAACCAATTATAAATATATCAGATAATGAAACaaaattgtaataatttatgtattcaCATTGCAAGAAATGGATGAACAAATAGAATATGAATACTACTAAACAAAAACATGtgaatataatataaacataaagaGTACCTAACTGTTCAGTTTTCCTCAAAAAGTCCAAGCAGAAACATAAATATGTCTGAGCTTTCTTAATCACTGGTAACTATTATGCTATgagaataataaaagaaattatgcaGGATAACTTAAACTCTGAATAGAAGTAAGTAACAAAACCCTGATATGAGAAGAAGGATTCTCGTATCACATTCAAAGATAATCTTGTCTCCTTCACGAAAAGAATGAAGACTACAAAAATTCTTCCACCCTTTGCCAAGTTTAATCCGTCTAGAAGGAGACTTCCCGTTCAAGACCTTGCATTCCACATCCATTAGTAGACCATGCAGAGTAACCTTATCGAATCTCCCTTGTCGAATATATTGTGAAAATTTAGCAGGAAGATCCTACAACAATATcgaaataataagaaaatagaaatgaaGTAGAACATAATACAGagcatttttaaataaataaattttatactaACCAAATAACTAAGTTTGATACTTAATCGAGACAACTTTATGGAAAAATTGTCGAAGGCACTAATGCTTAAGGGTTCattcccttcaatttcttccAAATAACGATTTACTCAACTCTGAGGGACGTCATCCATATAAACAATTATATGGAAGGCGTTGTGACCCACATAATGGAATAAAATGTAGTTATCATCTATGAAACCttaaaaatcaaacaaattaaacCATCCACTCAATATTTTCGGCGACAATAAATTTTCGTTATATTCCACTATATGGACGTTTCCTTCTGAATCAGCCAGGGTCCACTCCTTTCCCAGTTCTTTTTGAAACTCGATGGCGAAAGTCTGATCTACATAACCAAACTATTGattttgaaataaagaaaaaaaaatgtcagcaaatgaaaaaaatgttgCAAAGAagaaattttggaaaaaaagataaatatacatACTTCACCACGACTGTTCATGCACCAAAAGACTCCTCTTGTTTGAAGTCTAATGATTTCTTCAGCACTGGGCGCCATTAAATGAGTAATGGAGAAAACACCAAGAACTCAGTAGGAGAGAAAAAGAATAATAGAGAAACCACCAGAAAGAAAGTAGTAGAGGAGGatattttatagaagatttAAGTAGAAATGAGTACGGTtgtgaataataaaaaacacCACAATGTTATAAAAAATGGTTTGTCGAGTGTCTCTTTCATTTCAAGTACatcattaattaatattaattaattaataatcatctaataatattaaaaaataaaaattaaactgaATTATAATAGGCATACTGCAATATAATAATACAGAATAcgtaattatataatatatataatattatatattatgtatataaattttttaatatttaattataataagaataaagttaaatttaaataatattgaaaatgaattaaatttaattatataaagaaATGATTGTTGGGAAgcgaaatttaaatttaaactattaATGTTTAATGTTGAAATGATTATCTATATCTACCAAATCTGATAGGAAAGAGGaatgaatattttgaaaactgtGTAAGAGAGATTACATTAGCCACGTGtatctaaaaaatacaaaatcaagTAAGTCAGACTCAATCTAAAAAAGTACAAATCAAGTAGGTGACAATATCTGTAAATTTGTGAGTTGATTGCTATCAGATATATGAAAAGCACGCatgtatcaataaataaaacctttaaatatatatttttttatttaaacaaattgttttatttaataaatgtttttgAATAATGAATTTGTTATTTTGAAGAAGTTTGATGATGagaaatataacataaaaagaaGTCGTCCCAGATGATGGGAAGGAAATAATGGGAAAATGCTAccttttgtttatttaaaataaacataatttaataCCAAAGATAAACATATACATTTGATTATTTACTATATTTTGATTACTTAAgaacatttaaatttttaatgaaattataaTGATGTTTCTTAGTCTaaacattattaaaattttcattgaTAAAATGGGTAATTCAAGGATTAGGGAGGGATTAATTGCTGAATTTGAGAAGTTGTTTCGttatattcaatttattttgtcACCCTTATTCTAACTTTTTGTTAAGTTGTtagattaattaataaaaaaataaattcatttaaatttgttattatactatttattttaatttgattgttaTATTAACAAAACTTCGATCAAGtttctcaattttataaatataataacctAATCTTGTAAGATttaatcaagtttttaacttttaaaatgtaACAAGTCACTTTTTCCAATATTGAAATGGGTTATCAATTGTTGTGATGTTACTAATAATTTGTTTATGGTTGTTCAGTGGTTTAgcatgttttatatttattactgTTTAATGGTTTTAATATAGAGATTTTAGGGTTTTTgtttagtatttaaattttattttgtatatataaaTTGACGCTTATGATCAAAATAtcttctagtttttttttattagtaggaaataaataaattaaacagaCTCACTTAAGGGGTGGTTTAACTCTCTCACAGAGTAAGAGAGGCAAGAATACCTTTTTCCATACACAAACAAAAACCCAAAAAAAGATCGCTTACTGCCTACCCCAACATTACCAATTAAAGTGAACAAAAAGATCAAGAACCAACCTCGTCGTCCTATTAGTAACATTAAATCGAATGCATACATATAAGGGATTTTAGACACCATCCAGAGAATGAGAAACTCATTGACGGTACCTTTGAGGAGATCCAAAACCAAATCTTAACTCTGTCAGGGAAAAAACTTCAGAATGATCAATCACTCCTcctttaaataaacaattattcaCCGGTCTCTAAATCTCGCTAACCAACGTGAGCCAAACATTACCATAATAAGATTAATTGAAGTAGACGCATCAAGAATTTTGAATTGCTCGAAGTGTGATCCAGAGACAAGAAGATCAATCGAACTCACTCCTAACCAATCGTAACAAAGATTCCAAACTAGCCAAGCGATTCTACATCCAAAGAACAAATGACTTGTTGACTCCTCTGACACCCTGCACAAGCAACAAAGGTTGCTCTCGATCCCTACCCCTCGTCTCTCCAGATTTACCTTAGAAGCAATCTTGTTTTCAATCACCCTCCAAGTTGTGACATGAGCTGAAGGGAGAACCTTAATGCTCcaacaaaaattatatagtCGCGAAATTTCCTTGACTCCCTCTCCCCTTAATAAACCGTATGTAGACTTGACTGAAAACACTACTGACTCGTTATCCTTCCAAACCCATCTGTCCTTAGTCTCCAACTCAAGCCTCTTACTAGAAATCACCTAAAAAAGCTGGTTTATCTAATTCTCCTCCTAAGCAAAAAGACACCTTCTATTCCAATttctgagaaaaaaaaaaaaaccacagAATTCAGGTGCGACATAGTGTGTCCACAATATAGCTATTGGTCTTTCATTCAATGAAACTTGAGCAAGTCCAAAATCacatataaaatattgtttGGCTTCAAATCACAATGAAACAAACTGTAAGAAAGAATTTGATAATGTTAAAGGCTAAGATCATCATTAGCCAATTATTAGGAATTTTTTGCCAATATGGGTGTCAACTGCAGAACTACCACCATCGTGACTCCCTTTTCCAATTACTTCTAGGATTTCATACCTAATTTCCTTTTCATATCCGATAGAAAAAACTCTATCCTCTACTTGTGATTTCAACAAGCCTCTAATGACCATTTCACGAAGAAATGCCTCAGCCTTATCAGTCTCATTCTTTTCAAAGAGTGcacaaataattatttcaaaagttATAGCATTGGGCACACAACCATTGTCTTCCATCATGGACCACAACGTCAATGCCTCATCAAGTAAACCCCTTTTACATAGACCATTAATCATAACATTATATATGGATACATTGAAACAGTAGCCTTTAATCAACAAATCTCGAAAAGTCTCTTGGACATTCTTAATTTTACCCACTTTACACATTCCATCAATAAGTATCATAGAAATGTACATATTCGACATCATTTTATTGAATAATTCAATTGCCTTGTCTAGACGATGGTTTTTGAATAATGCATCCAATAAGATATTGTAAGTGATTACATTTGGTTGTTGATTTCTATCACCCATCTCATCAATCAGAACCCAAACACAAGAGATTCTCCCAAATTTGCATAAACCATCAATAAGAGAATTGCAAGTCGTTGTATCAGGAACCACATTCCTCGTATGCATTTTCTGAAAGAGATTCATAACCTCATCCGCCATTTTACTCTTACATAATCCATTAATCATGATATTGTAGCtgtaatattttgttatatgtatttttttatttttaatctaaaattatattttataacataTTATCAACATTATAATTCTATCTTACCAAGCTAGTTATAAACATGTCAACTTTTGCAAAATTTGAATTTGTGGCTCTtgatattataaaaaagaattcTTTATCTTagatattaaattttgaaataaatttatatgtaatatcattaaataaataaagtattagAGATATAAGATTAAAGTTGTGATTTTTCTTTGTTCCATGAAatgttaaaatttgaatatcatAGAATAATTTAAAGAAAGATGTTATTACCGGATTTGGCGTTAGGTTTTTTGAAGTGTTGAATCtgagttgttggtgaagacCGACTATCTCCTTGTAGGATTGTCGAGCTTTATCACCAAATGTCGAGTGAGAGTCcatttattgaagactctacgacgctcaagtcagtaagagtaTATTGATATCAGAGTAGTAAGTGAATATCAAGTATTAAGTGAGTGAAAGTACTCCCTGGAGTTTGTATTTATAGGTAGAGTTTGACTTCTATAACCGTATAGATAGTATGTCGAGTTTTATGGAGTCATCTTGAGATTTATGATATATCTCTATCTTTAAGTAGTTACAAAGTTTATTATTCTAATATGCAAGTGATTAATATAGGATAAATATTAATAGTCCAGTTTTTACGGGAATAAATATTACCAACCCAACTTTTACGGGTTGGAAGATATCCATGATATTAATTGGATATCAATAACCCAGGTTTCTTGGGTTGGGTAGTACATAAGTCCCCAAACTCAACAATCCAATTAGTAATATGTTTTAAGGTTGAGCTTTGCAATTGTTACAAGTATTCGATTATTCAAACCGAACTTTTCGACTATGTTTCTAAATGCAATAATAATTGGTACTACATAAATATTTGAGCCCATTAATGAAGGGTTTCTAGTTAATGATGGGTTATACCTTTTCGAGGTAGGTCTGACAGTTGGAAACTATGACGTTTCATTTGAagattttccatttttttaaaagttttaaaccTTATAACCTTTCAATTTTCCTTGATACATGTACTACCTTGTCCAGGAAATCTGGGTTATTGATATCCAGTTAATATCATGTATATCTTTCAACCAGTAATAATCgagttattaatatttattccGTAAAGACATGATCGTTAATATTTATTCTATATTAACCACCTACAGATTAGAATAATAAACATTATAACCACTTAAAGATAGAGATATATCATAAATCTCAAGATGACTCCGTAAAACTCAACATATCTATAGGGTTATAGAGACACATGTCAAATTCTTACCATCTATAAATATAAACCCTAGGGAGTACTTTCACTCATTCAATACTTGATATTCACTTACTACTCTGATATCAATATACTTTTACTGACTTGAGAGTCTTCTGCAGGTGGACTCCCACTCAAAATTTGGTGATAAAGCTCACAATCCTTCAAGGACAAGGACGATTTTCACCAACAACTCGAATTCAACACCTCGGAAGACCTAACGCCAAATTCAGTaagaacatttggtgcccaccgtggggtcctAGTAAAAAATTCCCAGGACCACCAATCGTATGGTTTTCACTCAAAGACAAACAATAGCTAGTACCACTCACCCTTCAATGGAATCTTCCATCCTTGATGTTATCAAAACTCACATAGATATAATTGTGTAGAAACAAAGGCACGATACAACAAGTCATCAATTtggttaaaaataaagaagCCACAATGCAAACGACCCTCATGGGGATATGGAAGGACATGTAGACAATGCAGGCTCTACACCAAACAGAGCTTCAGAATATGCACGAGCAACATCGTGAGGAGATTCATGCTATTCGGCATGAAATTCAAAACAAATCAATACAAAGATCCGAGCATCGACCTATCCCTAAGCAAGAGGGTGCTTTTCATCCTACCAGACAGAATGAACCTAAGAAAATTTCACATGCACCTAGCCCAAATCAACAACATGCCACACTAGGTGCTCGGACGCCCACTTATGGCACCCAACCTCACAGGAAATACCACCAACACAAGGATCATCTGATATATGAGTGTTGAATGCGTTTCACCCTTTCACAAAGGAGATTATGCAAGTTTAGTTCCACGATTATTTGAGATGGTCGAATGTGGAGAAATTTTGATGGAACATCTGATCCAAATGCATATGTGAAAGCTTATTTCACACAGGCCAACCTTCTCACAGGAGATAAGAGAATCCCATGTAGGTTATTCCCACTTCTCTAAAGGGTGCAACTTTGAAATGGTACTATTCACTACCAGCCAACTCAATCAATTCATTTGCCATCTTCTGTGTGAGGTTCATAACTCGATTTTCAAACATCAGACTTGTTGATGCAATCTAAGCTCCAGGTTGGGTGAAGATATGCACCAAATATGAGAGGAAAATGTGAGGTTTGGAGCGAGTTTGAGGTGCaatgaaatgaagaagaaagaggtGTGACCAACTTTCTTAAGGTTTTACTAGGTCAATAAGGCTCTCTAGCAAGGGAGATTTGGGAGAGAATGAGCTTCAAAATTTGAATACTTCATTCAGTAATGGAAAATCTGAATACATGAGGTTTATTTGAGGTATTTATAGATGAAGAGAGTGAGGGTAGCTTGCTCCTTAAGCTACCATAACCCTAGTTAAGTAGACTTAACTATGGTGCGATTGGTGAGTTAAGGAGGGTCGTGTACGTCCTCTTGAGAATCGCTAAAGACTCTTGCTTGGTGACAACTGAGGGTTTCTAGAGTGTCTTTGATTCCTCTATAAAATACTCTTGAAAGTAAATCAATATATAGTAAAAGTTGATGATgcttttgtataaaatataacaagaaTGTCATGAATGACACTAAGGATCAAGAACCAGTATCCATTGAAGATTGTCAAAAAGAAATGATTGGGAAATGTGGAAAGATGTAAGTAAAGCAGAACTATATTCACTTACTAAGTGAAAGATTTCTTGACCTATAGTACAAACACCTAAGGACATAAAACCAGTTGGGGGGCATAAATGGGTTTTTGTGCAAAAACAAAATGAGAATGATGAAATTGTTATATACAAAGCAATATTAGACGCTCGAGGTTTTTCACAAAGAAATGACAttgattttgaagaaaaatactCACCTATATTTGATGACACTATGTTTTGATATTTGATTATATGGTTTCAAAGGAAAATATATGAGTTTACATCTAATGGATATTGTCACAACCTACTTGTATGAACCTCCTGAAAATGATATCTATATGAAACTTCTCGAAGGATTTAATTTTCCCAACAATGCAAATCCTGGAAAGGATTATTCAATCAAATTGAACAAGTCCATTTATGGAATAAAGTAATTAGGACGCATGTGGTGAGCATTTGTTAAAAGAATGGTATAAAAATGATCACATTTACATTTATGTTTTTGTATTTATATGAAAAGATCAGAAAATGAATTTTCcataattattgtttttgtagatgacATAAACATCATCAGAACTTTGAAAAAGCTTACAAAGACAATTGATTGCTTAAAGGATAATGAAAATACTTAAGAAGTTCTACATGGCTGAATCACATATATTATGCACTACAATGGTTGTAAGAtctttagatataaataaatatcctTTTACACTTTAAGAGAAGGATGAAGAAT encodes:
- the LOC137839049 gene encoding pentatricopeptide repeat-containing protein At1g12620-like; this translates as MADEVMNLFQKMHTRNVVPDTTTCNSLIDGLCKFGRISCVWVLIDEMGDRNQQPNVITYNILLDALFKNHRLDKAIELFNKMMSNMYISMILIDGMCKVGKIKNVQETFRDLLIKGYCFNVSIYNVMINGLCKRGLLDEALTLWSMMEDNGCVPNAITFEIIICALFEKNETDKAEAFLREMVIRGLLKSQVEDRVFSIGYEKEIRYEILEVIGKGSHDGGSSAVDTHIGKKFLIIG